A genomic stretch from Acinonyx jubatus isolate Ajub_Pintada_27869175 chromosome E2, VMU_Ajub_asm_v1.0, whole genome shotgun sequence includes:
- the APLP1 gene encoding amyloid beta precursor like protein 1 isoform X1, with amino-acid sequence MGPTSPAARGLGRHPGPPPLPLLLPLLLLLLRAQLAVGSLAGGSPGAAEAPGSAQVAGLCGHLTLHRDLRTGRWEPDQQRSRRCLRDPQRVLEYCRQMYPELQIARVEQATQAIPMERWCGGSRGGRCAHPHHQVVPFQCLPGEFVSEALLVPEGCRFLHQERMDQCESSTRRHQEAQEACRSQGLILHGSGMLLPCGTDRFRGVEYVCCPPPVTPDPSGTAVGDPSTRSWPLGGRVEGGEDEEEEESFLQPVDDYFVEPPRAEEEEEEERVPPSSSHSPAGFSKVTTTARPTDGVDVYFGMPGEISEHEGFLRAKMDLEERRMRQINEVMREWAMADNQSKNLPKADRQALNEHFQSILQTLEEQVSGERQRLVETHATRVIALINDQRRAALEGFLAALQGDPPQAERVLLALRRYLRAEQKERRHTLRHYQHVAAVDPEKAQQMRFQVQTHLQVIEERMNQSLGLLDQNPRLAQELRPQIQELLHSEHLGPNELEAPAPGGSSEDKGGLQPLDSKDADTPMALPKGSTEQDAASSGKEKMSPLEQYERKVNVSVPRGFPFHSAEIQRDELAPAGTGVSREAVSGLLIMGAGGGSLIVLSLLLLRRKKPYGAISHGVVEVDPMLTLEEQQLRELQRHGYENPTYRFLEERP; translated from the exons ATGGGGCCCACTAGCCCTGCCGCTCGCGGTCTGGGCCGCCACCCGGgcccgccgccgctgccgctgtTGCTGCCACTATTGCTGCTGCTTCTGCGCGCGCAGCTCGCCGTCGGGAGCCTGGCCGGTGGGAGCCCCGGCGCGGCCGAG GCTCCAGGGTCGGCCCAGGTGGCTGGACTATGTGGGCACCTAACTCTTCACCGGGACCTGCGCACCGGCCGCTGGGAACCAGACCAACAGCGCTCACGACGCTGTCTCCGCGATCCGCAACGGGTGCTGGAATACTGCAGACAG ATGTACCCGGAGCTGCAGATTGCACGTGTGGAACAGGCGACACAGGCCATCCCCATGGAGCGCTGGTGTGGGGGCTCTCGAGGTGGCCGCTGTGCTCACCCCCACCACCAGGTTGTGCCTTTCCAATGCCTGC CAGGTGAATTCGTGAGCGAGGCCCTGCTGGTGCCTGAAGGCTGCCGGTTCTTGCATCAGGAGCGCATGGACCAGTGTGAGAGTTCAACTCGGAGGCATCAGGAGGCACAGGAG GCCTGCCGTTCCCAGGGCCTCATCCTGCATGGCTCGGGCATGCTTTTGCCCTGTGGCACGGATCGGTTCCGAGGTGTGGAGTATGTGTGCTGCCCCCCTCCAGTCACCCCTGATCCATCTGGGACAGCAGTTGG TGACCCCTCCACCCGGTCCTGGCCCCTAGGGGGCAGAGTAGAGGGGGGTGAGGACGAGGAAGAAGAGGAATCCTTCCTACAGCCAGTAGACGATTACTTCGTGGAGCCCCCACGggctgaagaggaagaagaggaggaaagagtcCCACCCTCAAGCTCCCATAGCCCTGCAGGGTTCAGCAAAG TGACCACCACCGCAAGGCCCACAGATGGTGTGGACGTGTACTTTGGCATGCCTGGAGAAATCAGCGAGCATGAGGGTTTCCTGAGAGCCAAGATGGACCTGGAGGAACGTAGGATGCGCCAGATTAATGAG GTGATGCGTGAATGGGCCATGGCAGACAACCAGTCCAAGAACCTGCCGAAAGCTGACAGACAGGCCCTGAACGAG CACTTCCAGTCCATTCTGCAGACCCTGGAGGAGCAGGTGTCTGGTGAGCGACAGCGCCTGGTGGAGACCCATGCCACCCGAGTCATCGCCCTTATCAACGACCAGCGCCGGGCAGCCTTGGAAGGTTTCCTGGCAGCACTGCAGGGAGATCCGCCTCAG GCAGAGCGCGTCCTGCTGGCCCTGCGGCGTTACCTGCGTGCAGAGCAGAAGGAACGAAGGCACACGCTGAGGCACTACCAGCACGTGGCTGCCGTGGATCCTGAGAAGGCCCAGCAGATGCGCTTCCAG GTGCAGACCCACCTTCAAGTAATTGAGGAAAGGATGAATCAGAGCCTGGGGTTGCTGGACCAGAACCCCCGCCTGGCTCAGGAGTTGCGGCCCCAGATCC AGGAACTTCTCCACTCTGAGCACCTGGGTCCCAATGAATTGGAAGCCCCCGCCCCAGGGGGCAGCAGTGAGGACAAGGGTGGGCTGCAGCCTCTGGATTCCAAGGATG CAGACACCCCCATGGCCCTTCCGAAAG GGTCCACAGAACAAGACGCTGCATCCTCTGGGAAAGAGAAGATGTCCCCCCTGGAGCAGTATGAGCGAAAG GTGAATGTATCTGTTCCAAGGggttttcctttccactcagcgGAGATTCAGAGAGATGAGCTG GCACCAGCTGGGACAGGTGTATCCCGAGAGGCCGTGTCTGGTCTGCTGATCATGGGAGCAGGTGGGGGCTCCCTGATcgtcctctccctcctgctcttgcGCAGGAAGAAGCCCTATGGGGCTATCAGCCATGGAGTGGTGGAG GTGGACCCTATGCTGACCCTGGAGGAGCAGCAGCTGCGTGAACTGCAGCGTCATGGCTATGAGAACCCCACCTACCGCTTCCTGGAGGAACGACCCTGA
- the APLP1 gene encoding amyloid beta precursor like protein 1 isoform X2, whose translation MGPTSPAARGLGRHPGPPPLPLLLPLLLLLLRAQLAVGSLAGGSPGAAEAPGSAQVAGLCGHLTLHRDLRTGRWEPDQQRSRRCLRDPQRVLEYCRQMYPELQIARVEQATQAIPMERWCGGSRGGRCAHPHHQVVPFQCLPGEFVSEALLVPEGCRFLHQERMDQCESSTRRHQEAQEACRSQGLILHGSGMLLPCGTDRFRGVEYVCCPPPVTPDPSGTAVGDPSTRSWPLGGRVEGGEDEEEEESFLQPVDDYFVEPPRAEEEEEEERVPPSSSHSPAGFSKVTTTARPTDGVDVYFGMPGEISEHEGFLRAKMDLEERRMRQINEVMREWAMADNQSKNLPKADRQALNEHFQSILQTLEEQVSGERQRLVETHATRVIALINDQRRAALEGFLAALQGDPPQAERVLLALRRYLRAEQKERRHTLRHYQHVAAVDPEKAQQMRFQVQTHLQVIEERMNQSLGLLDQNPRLAQELRPQIQELLHSEHLGPNELEAPAPGGSSEDKGGLQPLDSKDDTPMALPKGSTEQDAASSGKEKMSPLEQYERKVNVSVPRGFPFHSAEIQRDELAPAGTGVSREAVSGLLIMGAGGGSLIVLSLLLLRRKKPYGAISHGVVEVDPMLTLEEQQLRELQRHGYENPTYRFLEERP comes from the exons ATGGGGCCCACTAGCCCTGCCGCTCGCGGTCTGGGCCGCCACCCGGgcccgccgccgctgccgctgtTGCTGCCACTATTGCTGCTGCTTCTGCGCGCGCAGCTCGCCGTCGGGAGCCTGGCCGGTGGGAGCCCCGGCGCGGCCGAG GCTCCAGGGTCGGCCCAGGTGGCTGGACTATGTGGGCACCTAACTCTTCACCGGGACCTGCGCACCGGCCGCTGGGAACCAGACCAACAGCGCTCACGACGCTGTCTCCGCGATCCGCAACGGGTGCTGGAATACTGCAGACAG ATGTACCCGGAGCTGCAGATTGCACGTGTGGAACAGGCGACACAGGCCATCCCCATGGAGCGCTGGTGTGGGGGCTCTCGAGGTGGCCGCTGTGCTCACCCCCACCACCAGGTTGTGCCTTTCCAATGCCTGC CAGGTGAATTCGTGAGCGAGGCCCTGCTGGTGCCTGAAGGCTGCCGGTTCTTGCATCAGGAGCGCATGGACCAGTGTGAGAGTTCAACTCGGAGGCATCAGGAGGCACAGGAG GCCTGCCGTTCCCAGGGCCTCATCCTGCATGGCTCGGGCATGCTTTTGCCCTGTGGCACGGATCGGTTCCGAGGTGTGGAGTATGTGTGCTGCCCCCCTCCAGTCACCCCTGATCCATCTGGGACAGCAGTTGG TGACCCCTCCACCCGGTCCTGGCCCCTAGGGGGCAGAGTAGAGGGGGGTGAGGACGAGGAAGAAGAGGAATCCTTCCTACAGCCAGTAGACGATTACTTCGTGGAGCCCCCACGggctgaagaggaagaagaggaggaaagagtcCCACCCTCAAGCTCCCATAGCCCTGCAGGGTTCAGCAAAG TGACCACCACCGCAAGGCCCACAGATGGTGTGGACGTGTACTTTGGCATGCCTGGAGAAATCAGCGAGCATGAGGGTTTCCTGAGAGCCAAGATGGACCTGGAGGAACGTAGGATGCGCCAGATTAATGAG GTGATGCGTGAATGGGCCATGGCAGACAACCAGTCCAAGAACCTGCCGAAAGCTGACAGACAGGCCCTGAACGAG CACTTCCAGTCCATTCTGCAGACCCTGGAGGAGCAGGTGTCTGGTGAGCGACAGCGCCTGGTGGAGACCCATGCCACCCGAGTCATCGCCCTTATCAACGACCAGCGCCGGGCAGCCTTGGAAGGTTTCCTGGCAGCACTGCAGGGAGATCCGCCTCAG GCAGAGCGCGTCCTGCTGGCCCTGCGGCGTTACCTGCGTGCAGAGCAGAAGGAACGAAGGCACACGCTGAGGCACTACCAGCACGTGGCTGCCGTGGATCCTGAGAAGGCCCAGCAGATGCGCTTCCAG GTGCAGACCCACCTTCAAGTAATTGAGGAAAGGATGAATCAGAGCCTGGGGTTGCTGGACCAGAACCCCCGCCTGGCTCAGGAGTTGCGGCCCCAGATCC AGGAACTTCTCCACTCTGAGCACCTGGGTCCCAATGAATTGGAAGCCCCCGCCCCAGGGGGCAGCAGTGAGGACAAGGGTGGGCTGCAGCCTCTGGATTCCAAGGATG ACACCCCCATGGCCCTTCCGAAAG GGTCCACAGAACAAGACGCTGCATCCTCTGGGAAAGAGAAGATGTCCCCCCTGGAGCAGTATGAGCGAAAG GTGAATGTATCTGTTCCAAGGggttttcctttccactcagcgGAGATTCAGAGAGATGAGCTG GCACCAGCTGGGACAGGTGTATCCCGAGAGGCCGTGTCTGGTCTGCTGATCATGGGAGCAGGTGGGGGCTCCCTGATcgtcctctccctcctgctcttgcGCAGGAAGAAGCCCTATGGGGCTATCAGCCATGGAGTGGTGGAG GTGGACCCTATGCTGACCCTGGAGGAGCAGCAGCTGCGTGAACTGCAGCGTCATGGCTATGAGAACCCCACCTACCGCTTCCTGGAGGAACGACCCTGA
- the NFKBID gene encoding NF-kappa-B inhibitor delta, protein MRVRQDPLDTRLYAEPSLPQAGSWRGSGLPSGPPQMPPMTTGPSLDTARAHMLALGPQRLLAQDEEGDTLLHLFAARGLRWAAYAAAEMLQMYRHLDIREHKGKTPLLVAAAANQPLIVEDLLNLGAEPNATDHRGRSVLHVAATYGLPGVLSAVINSRVQVDLEARDFEGLTPLHTAILALNVAMHPPDLCSRVLSTQARDRLACVQMLLHMGADHTSQEIKSNKTVLHLAVQAANPTLVQLLLELPRGDLRAFVNMKAHGNTALHMAAALPPGPPQEAIVRRLLAAGADPTLRNLENEQPVHLLRPGPGPEGLRQLLKRSRVAPPGLSS, encoded by the exons ATGAGAGTGAGGCAG GACCCCCTGGATACCCGGCTTTATGCAGAACCTTCCCTGCCACAGGCAGGATCCTGGAGAGGTTCTGGACTCCCCTCAGGACCCCCACAGATGCCTCCCATGACCACCGGACCATCTCTGGACACAGCCCGTGCTCACATGCTGGCTTTGGGGCCACAACGGCTGCTGGCCCAGGATGAAGAGGGAGACAC GCTCCTGCACCTGTTTGCGGCTCGTGGCTTGCGCTGGGCAGCATATGCTGCAGCTGAGATGCTCCAAATGTACAGACATCTGGACATTCGTGAGCATAAGGGCAAG ACCCCTCTCCTGGTGGCTGCCGCCGCCAACCAGCCCCTGATTGTGGAGGATCTACTGAACCTgggagcagagcccaatgccactGATCATCGGGGACGTTCTGTCTTGCATGTGGCCGCTACCTATGGGCTCCCAGGAGTCCTCTCG GCTGTGATTAACTCCAGGGTTCAGGTTGACCTAGAAGCCAGAGACTTTGAGG GCCTCACCCCTCTCCACACGGCCATCCTGGCCCTCAATGTTGCTATGCACCCACCTGACCTATGTTCCCGGGTGCTGAGTACCCAGGCCCGAGACAGGCTGGCTTGTGTCCAAATGTTGCTGCACATGGGTGCTGATCACACCAGCCAG GAAATCAAGAGCAATAAGACGGTTCTGCATCTGGCCGTGCAGGCTGCCAATCCCACCCTGGTTCAGCTGCTCCTGGAGCTGCCACGGGGAGACTTGCGGGCCTTTGTCAACATGAAG GCCCATGGGAACACAGCCCTCCACATGGCGGCTGCCCTGCCCCCTGGGCCACCCCAGGAGGCCATCGTGCGGCGCCTGCTGGCAGCTGGGGCAGATCCAACACTGCGAAACCTGGAGAATGAGCAGCCTGTCCACCTGCTGCGGCCCGGGCCGGGCCCCGAAGGG CTCCGGCAGCTGTTGAAAAGGAGCCGTGTGGCACCCCCAGGCCTGTCCTCttag
- the HCST gene encoding hematopoietic cell signal transducer, producing the protein MAPSSDILFLLLLPVAAALTTPGSCSGCGPPSLPMLVGLMAADLVVSLLILAVVFVCACPRRRPTQEDDKIYMNMPGRG; encoded by the exons ATGGCCCCTTCCAGTGACATCCTGTTCCTGCTTTTGCTCCCAG TGGCTGCGGCTCTGACAACCCCAG GTTCCTGTTCCGGATGTGGGCCCCCCTCCCTGCCGATGCTGGTAGGCCTCATGGCCGCCGATTTGGTGGTGTCGCTGCTGATCCTTGCCGTGGTGTTTGTGTGTGCTTGCCCCCGCCGCAGGCCCACCCAAG aagatGACAAAATCTACATGAACATGCCTGGCAGGGGCTGA
- the TYROBP gene encoding TYRO protein tyrosine kinase-binding protein isoform X2 — MGVLGPSNRLLFLPLLLTVGGFSPAQAQNECNCSVVSPGVLAGIVLGDLALTLLIALAVYSLGRLFPRGRGAVDVTRKQRITETESPYQELQGQRSDVYSDLNTQRPYYK, encoded by the exons ATGGGGGTCCTTGGACCTTCCAACAGGCTCCTgttcctgcctctcctcctgACTGTGGGTG gTTTTAGCCCTGCCCAGGCACAGAACG AATGCAATTGCTCCGTGGTGAGTCCCGGTGTGCTGGCGGGGATCGTGCTGGGGGACCTGGCACTGACCCTCCTCATCGCCCTGGCTGTGTACTCCCTGGGCCGGCTGTTCCCTCGGGGGCGAGGGGCTGTGGACG TGACCAGGAAACAGCGCATTACGGAGACAGAGTCGCCATATCAG GAGCTCCAAGGTCAGAGGTCAGATGTCTACAGTGACCTCAACACACAGAGGCCATATTACAAATGA
- the TYROBP gene encoding TYRO protein tyrosine kinase-binding protein isoform X1: protein MGVLGPSNRLLFLPLLLTVGGFSPAQAQNECNCSVVSPGVLAGIVLGDLALTLLIALAVYSLGRLFPRGRGAVDAVTRKQRITETESPYQELQGQRSDVYSDLNTQRPYYK, encoded by the exons ATGGGGGTCCTTGGACCTTCCAACAGGCTCCTgttcctgcctctcctcctgACTGTGGGTG gTTTTAGCCCTGCCCAGGCACAGAACG AATGCAATTGCTCCGTGGTGAGTCCCGGTGTGCTGGCGGGGATCGTGCTGGGGGACCTGGCACTGACCCTCCTCATCGCCCTGGCTGTGTACTCCCTGGGCCGGCTGTTCCCTCGGGGGCGAGGGGCTGTGGACG CAGTGACCAGGAAACAGCGCATTACGGAGACAGAGTCGCCATATCAG GAGCTCCAAGGTCAGAGGTCAGATGTCTACAGTGACCTCAACACACAGAGGCCATATTACAAATGA